CTGGTAGTTCAGTTGGTTAGAATACCTGCCTGTCACGCAGGGGGTCGCGAGTTCGAGTCTCGTCCAGACCGCTACAAAGAGTCGCAAATAGCTAATTATTAGCAATTTGCGACTCTTTTACTTTTAGGTTAGCCCGTATTTAGCCCATATCTACTAAAATTCAAAAAAAACAAAATACTTGAATTTTAGTTCTCCAACATTACTCATCAAAGCAAGCTTGCTATGTTTAGAAAGCCTACCTTATTTCCAGAAAATGAAATTTCAAGCCAAACTTGACAGCTCCAGCTCCTGCCAGCTACTAGCACAAAAGATCAATCCAACTCAAAATCATTCCTACCTACACAAACTCTGTAAACACCTATGTCTAATATTGATGAAGAAATAAACATTCTAAACAGTTTGGATGACGAATTCTACCCCCGATATGAAGAGAATGACCTGATAAGTGATGATATCCTAAAAAAACTATTCAGACACTCCAAGAAACCTTTAAATTCCAATTTCTACAACGGGATCCTAAGAGATATCCACACCTACTTGGTAAATCAAGAAAATGACTTCCTAGACGAAGATGATGCGTTAGACCTCAAAATAGCTATCGCAAATTACCAGCTCCAATTGTCTCGTATAATATATAGGTTGGACTACTATGGCATAAAAGTAGGCATACAATGCTTGCGAATGCTTTCTCAGCATAGCCCCAATGACACCCAACTAAAGAAAAGCATCCCAAATGAGCCTAGTATTGAACCTAGTTTTCAAAAAAACTGGATAGAACCGAGTATACCTGAACTTCAAAAAAACTTTAACCACAAGGCCTTTTTGAAGACAACAAAACTCTTAAAAGAGTTACTTGAACTAAAGGAATTATTAAAATTCGATAGCAACTTTTTGTGCCTGGCAAATTGGTTTCTTGATGATTTCCTAAAGTGTCCAAATTTTCAACTTAGCCTTTCTGTACCTGACCATGAGAACCCTTATCCAGATATTTTTGAAAAAGGCTTTGGCTGGGCAGTATTTAGCAACTATGTCCAAAACCATAAATATGGGGTTTCTAATGCTGTTTTTAGCTATTTATTTAGGCAAATGCTCTCTGATGGCTACATACGTAAAAGACTATCACATATAGATTTTGAAAATTGGATTTGGGACGTTTACAAAATTAGACTCTCAAGAATTAAGACCATGCGAGAAATAGGTTTAGAGAACTACGCCACTTTCTATTTAGAAACCTGTCAATCTCAGATGACAAAACCGTTATTTCAAGATAACGACTGACTCTCTTCTTTTGCAATTCAATCAAACGAATTCAAAATGGAATCAATTAAAACTTATTTACCTCTATCAAACCTTGAAGCTAAAGAACTCCTTTCAAGGGAGGAAACAGCGAAACTACTTCAGATAAATTTGTCCACTCTCTGGTCATGGACAAAAAAAGGAAAGCTCACCAGCTACGGAATTGGAAGCAAAGTATACTACAAATACTCTGAGATAATTAACAAATCACTAAGACCTCTAAACTAGGTCAAAAGGACAGAATCGTGGTTTACCTTATTGGTTTATCTTAACGTCGGTTCTAGCTTTTTAAGGAATTTATCTAAAAGTTTTAAAATACTATTAACCAATTACGGAAATGAGAAAACAAATTGGCTTATTCGAGAATGGAATTAAACCTCAACCATACGAATCTAATGAGTTAAGTAAAGTGGCTAGTTCACGAATTAAAGCTAGTGAAACGTCTTTAGGTGGGAGGGTATTGGGTCACTATGAGACAATTGCAAAACTTAAGAGTCAAAGCATTACGGTCGTCGATGTTTTTAGGCCAGAAGGGAATAGGAAGTTCAATAATCCTAAAAGAGTGGATAACCTTATCCAAAACACTGGTTCAGCTTATAATGGTTTTCTTTCTCCTGCAACCAAAAGGCGTATTGATGAAATGTTATGTCAATGGCTAACAGCTATTGAGTTGAATGTAAATCTGAAGAAGCAAAAATGGGAAGTAAACGCAGATAAAATTCTTCCAACGTTTGTTACGCTTACTTTACCTGCTCCTCAGGTTAACAGTGATAACGATATCAAACAAAAGGTTTTAAAACCATTTTTAGAGTGGCTTAAAGAGGACTCCAATAGCTATTATCTACGAGGGGGAATGAGTGGTAAACAAAAAGGTTTTGGTGTAAGAGGATTTTTTTGGAGAGCTGAGCCTCAAAAAAACGGTAATATACATTTTCACATTTTAGTAGACCGTTTTGTGCCTTGGAAAAGAATACGTCAAAAATGGAATGAATGCTGCGATAGGCTTGGTTACGTATACTATTATTCGTTACTCAGGAGGGACTACTTCGCCAATGGTTTTATAGTGAACAAGAAGAAATTATTTAGAGATTGTAAAACACTAAAAACTATAGCTGACAATGCCCTAGTTACTCGGAAAATACCTGAACGCGTTAATCCACTTTTTAGAAAGTATTTAGAGGTCTTAGTTAAATATGGCAAGCCACTTACCAAAAAATATATAATTGCATCGGCAAAAGAAATTCAGAGAATAGCCTATGAAAAAGGATTAGCAGAGGGTTTTAGAAATCCAAATAGCACGGATATCCATCCCATACAAAATTTAAATTCCATCACCTCTTACGTAATTAAATATTGTACAAAAAAGCCGAAAGAGATTCCATTAAAAGACAATCAAGAAATAAAGTATAATGAGAGCCTTCGACGTGATTGTGTCTATACTTATGAGGTAATTAAGGATGACCTAACTGGTAAGTTGGAAAAGAAAGAAGTCGGTTTTGATATTTATAGACCAGTATTTGAAGAGCGAAAGGTGAACGGTAAATTATGGGGCTGTGCCGAAGTTTTGAAAGGTTCAAAAGTTAAAGACGATGAAGAAGTTGTAACAGCTGATGATGGTAAAAAGTATATTTTAAAGAAAGGTGAAACATTTCTCGAAAATAAGGATTCTGCTAAGGCTTTAGAAAGGAAGCCGTTTTATCAGTTAAAATATCTTACATCTATAGTTCGAGAAAGGGTGGTATACGCTCCAGAAAACAGGAACCAATCCCCTATTACCTCCGAGTGCCAAATAGTCTCACAAGCATTTCATGATTATTTAGAAGAAATAATTTCAAAAATAGGGTATGATATTATTAATAGACTAAGTAATAATGTAGGGCCATTTTTTGAGAAAATGCAAGGAAAAATAATACCCTTATTGATTGAAAAACTTGGTTTTAAATCCGAGAAATCAGGCCGAAACTCAATTGTTAAACATTCGGATATCCTCGAAAAATATAGTCCAGAATTATATGAAGAATATTTATTACATCACAACCACATATTTAATTGCATCTATGGAAAAGCAGCTTAAGAGTAAAATCCCTTTTGAATATGAAGGATATTGGGAGATTTCAGAAAAGAATAATTTAATTTATCGGTTCAGCGAAGCGGTGCCTAAAGGAGTTATTGAACCGATAATTGACTGTTCTAACCTTAACTCAGGTAATAAATATTTGTTATTCAAACTTATCCCTGAATTTCAGATGGGGACATTCTTAGAAAAGTGGCTTGAGGCTCAAACTAGGGCTGGATTTAAAAAGGTTACAATCCCTTTATGCCAATGAAAGAATCAAAGTCAAAAAAAGTTAGCTTCAGACTATCTGAAAGTTTGTTTAATGAGTTGAAGCTTGAGGCTGATGAAAAAGAACTAACTCTGTCTAAATGGATTATTGACATTTTAGAGCAAAGACCACAAAAGAAAGAACAAGCCGAAAGCAGTAATTGGTTATTGGCCGTAATTAGTTTAGTATTGATGCTGGTCTACATTTTCTATGTAAGAACTAGAAGGGTATTTAAGTAGAAACTTGTTCGCTTCATGTTCTCAAAATTTAGTTTATCAATCAGTTTTCCATGTCCAAATAAGACACTTTATAGCTTACTTGAAAATCGTGTCGGACAAATTTATTTATCCTTTCGTCATCCGTTCCGTTAGACCGCCGTTAGGATGCGTTAGCAAATTCGTTAGACCTCCGTTAGCAAATTCGTTAGAACTTGCTAACGGGGCGTTAGACCCCGCGTTAGCTCAAATTAACCTGCGTTAGAGCCGTTAGCAGCCCGTTAACGGTTTTGCGTTAGCTGTATAATAAGGAGAGTGTCTAATAGCTCAGTTGTTCTTGAACAAAATAACGCGTTAGCGGGGTATTTATAAAAGAAATATGATGTTCAAATACCGTATTTCTTTTCCGGTTCCTAAACAATAGGATTGTAAAAAATACAACAGTATTTTTCTACTGTCAGAGCGATTATCAAAAATCTTGTGGGTTATTTCATAAAGGGGTTCTATTTTACTAAGTCGAGAAGGATAACTAAAAAGTGTTGGCACAGTCATAGTCTATAGTAAAGGCCATTAAAACGTCTAAAATCTACTTAGCTAAATCTAATTACTTATTCTGCTGCCCATCCCGCCCCTCATTTTTCTTATCCAACAGTACAGACATTAAAGTTTTCATATCCATTCCTTCATTTGCAGCAACTAGCTCTATAGCCTCTTTCGAATTGCCGTTGGCAAAAATTTCTTTCTGAAAATCCTTTATTTCCTGCCATTTTCCTTCTTTAAGTTCCGCCTCATACTGCTCATAAGTATAATTTTGAGACTCGGGAGGAAGCACCTTCTTTAGAAAACTAAAACATGCTTTATTAATTTCCTCTTTCATTTTACCGTAATCCGTGTACCCACTCCTTTCTGTCATTTTTTTAATCTTACTATTTCTTATTTTAAGCTCCTTCCCTAGAATCCATAAAGCTTCATCTATTTCATCAATCATACTTTCTAGTCCCGATTGAGGCCCAACTTCTATATTTTTTATAGATATATTCTCTGTATTTAAAAAAGGTAAAACATAATCATTCAAGAATTTTTTAAACCTTCTACCAATCCCTTCAAATTCATGATACAGAAAGGGATTGAATGCCTTCAAGTCATCAATAGCTTTATCTAGTTCTTCAAAACAACCAAGTTTTTGAAAACCTGGCTTTAGTACAAATTGACTAATCATAGATTTAGGAAAAGCCAGTTCATTTTCTTCAACTTTTAAAAACTCAGACATGGAAGCGTACCTAGAAACCAATCTTTTTACATCTAATAGGCTACTGAGAACAATATTTAACTTTTTAAAATGCTCATCGCTAATGTCTTTTTTCTTAAGCCTCCTCTGAAGTAGGTGATTTATAAAAAATCCAAAAATTGTTGAACATAGAGTGATTAATGCTATCTGTAGTGAAGTATTCAATTGTCTTCTTTTTATTTTACTGCTCTAAACTACAATTTTTCCCATCTAATTACCTCATGGTAGTCCTTTCTCTGATAACCACGATTTATATCAATTTTACTTATCTTGCCTCACTTAAACCTTGACTTTAGCAAAAAAAAATTACTTTTGAAATAATCAAAAGAACAGCAATTATCATTAGTCATTATTAAGATTATCTTGAAATTCACAAACTAAACTTGGAGGCTGATTTTAAATATAAAAATCTTTCAAAGAAGAGTACATCGGTAATAATATAATGATAATTACATGCGTATTAAATACCGAAGAACTCCATTGCCTTCCTTTTGTGACCAGTTTAGAATATATAATGTGAAACATGACGATAACAAGGCATGTACAATAAATAAAGCACCAAAATGAACCTTATAGATATTTTAAAAGACTCTAATTACAATTTAGCTCAATTCAGCCAAGAGCTGAGAGATAGATTAGAGAAAGCCATTGACCTCAAAGAAGTAAGAGGGAAACAAACCCCTTATATCAAATGTCTCGTAAGAGATAAGGACATTAAATTAACGCCTGAAGAAGCGGTAAGACAATTATATCTGATGGTATTAATTGACGAATATGATTATCCTGTTTCAAGAATTGAGCTCGAATATGGAGTAACTTTTGGTAGAGAAACCAAGCGAGCTGATATAGTCATTTTTGACAAAGACCATGTTACCTCTCCATATATTATAGTAGAGGTTAAGAAACCAAAACTTAAAGACGGAAAGGAGCAGTTAAAATCTTATTGCAACGCTACAGGAGCACCAATGGGCGTATGGAGTAATGGCGGTCAAATCTCTTTCTACCATCGCAAAGACCCTAATTACTTTGAACCAATACCGCATATCCCGAAGGCTTCTGAGAAGTTATCTGACGTACTTACCGAAAGGTGGTATATGGCAGATTTAGTGGAAAATGATATTCTCATTAAGGAAAGAAAATCTTTAAAGGGAATTATTGAGGAAATGGAGGATGAAGTTCTAGCCAATGCAGGTGTAGATGTGTTTGAGGAAGTATTTAAACTCATTTTCACTAAGCTCTTTGACGAAATGGAGTCTGGCAGAAATGACAGCAGGCATTTAGAGTTTAGAAACTATGGCGATACTGAGAGTGAGTTAAAAGAGAAAATTCAAAAACTCTTTGATAAGTCAAGAAAAAAATGGGAAGGTGTATTCACTACGGATGCTCGAATTATGTTGACCCCTTCTCACTTATCAGTCTGTGTTTCTTCTTTACAAGGGTTGAAACTATTCAATTCCAATCTTGATGTAGTAGATGAAGCATTTGAATACTTGATTAATAAAAGTAGTAAAGGAGAAAAAGGACAATACTTCACCCCACGATACGCAATTGATATGTGTGTAAAAATGCTCAATCCTCAGGAGCATGAAACCATGATTGATACTGCTTCGGGTAGTTGTGGTTTCCCTGTACATACCATTTTCAAAGTATGGCGTGATATACTCAAAGATGAAGGCAAAGAAGAAAGTCATTTGTTTACAACTGAAAAGAAAGGTGGACGATATGAGGACTATGTAGTCAATAACATTTTCGCCATTGACTTTGACGAAAAGGCAGTTAGAGTTTCCAGAACATTGAATCTGATAGCTGGAGATGGACAGTCTAATGTACTGCATTTAAACACCTTGGATTGGGAACGTTGGGATGACAAAGTGAAAGAAGATGAGGACTGGCAAGATGTATATTTTGAAGGATGGAAAAAGCTTAAAAAACTCAGAAGAGGAACAGATAACAGAGAGTTTAACTTTGATGTATTGATGGCCAATCCTCCTTTTGCAGGAGACATCAAAGAAAGTAGAATACTTGCCAAATATGAGTTGGGTAAAAAGCCAAACGGAAAGTACCAAACCAAAGTAGGTCGTGACATACTTTTCATAGAGAGAAACTTGGATTTTTTAAAGCCAGGAGGACGAATGGCAGTAGTTCTACCACAAGGAAGGTTCAACAACAGTAGTGACAAAAACATCAGGGATTACATAGCTGAGCATTGTAGAATTTTGGGAGTTGTCGGTTTACATGGCAATGTATTCAAACCGCACACAGGGACTAAAACTTCGGTGCTATTGGTACAAAAATGGGATGACAAACTATGTCCTAAAGTAGATGATTACCCCATCTTCTTTGCCACCATGCAGGAAACGAGTAAAGATAGTGGTGGAGAAAAGATTTTTGTTAAGAAAAAAGATATTGCGGTGGATAAGCGGGATGAAGTAATAACAGAATCCACACCTTCAGCAGTACAAGATCCTGCAGAAACATACTCCAAACCAGACAGCTATTTAGATGAATATGTATTGGATTCACATGGTCACCTGATTGTCAAACATGACCTGTTTAACCATGATGGATTGACACAAGATGGCATAGCTGAGGCATTTTTAGAATTTGCAAAAAAAGAGAAACTGTCTTTCGTGGGAAAGCTCTAAGCCCTTTTAATGAAACCCGATATAGGGAATTATTAGAGGGGCAGGAAATAAGTGAAATCTGTTTTTCAAAACTTGAGAGAACATTACGGATTGATTCTGAATTCTACAGAAAAATTAATCTAAAATTCTTGGATTCTATAGTTCATAAGAATCCTAAAAAACTCACTCAATTTGTTAATGTTTCAGATGGAAATCACTTATCAATAAGTGAGCATTTCAACAAGGAAGGCATCCCTTATTACCGAGGAGGCGATATATATAATTTTTACATTGAGCAGACATCCAATCCTTTAAGGATTCCTGAAGAGGTTTATAATATTGGCAACATGAAACGCTCTCATCTGTCCAAAGGAGACGTTCTTATTTCAATTGTTGGTGCAATAATTGGGAACTTGTCACTTGTTAAAACAGATTCAAAAGCGACTTGTAGCTGTAAACTTGCAATTCTAAGACCGAAATCAATTAAACCTGAACTATTATCGGTATATCTAAAATCAAATTTTGGACAGAATCAAATTCAAAAATTTCGTAGAGGCACAGGACAAACGGGGTTCATTTTGGAGGACTTTGATCAAATTTTAATCCCTGAGTTTGAATCTGATTTTAGTGATAGTATCGAGTCGTTAATATCTCAATCCTATTCATATCATGAGCAATCTGCAAACAATTACTCAAGTGCCGAACAACTCCTTCTACAAGAAATAGGCTTAGAAGATTTTAAGCCAAGCAAGGAGCCTGTAAATGTTAAATCCTTTAAAGAAAGTTTTGGTATTTCAGGTCGCTTGGATGCAGAGTATTATCAAATTAAATACGAAGAGGTAGTAAGTAGAGTAATAAACCAAACTCATGATATACTGGTAAATTTAGTTGATATAAGTAAGTCTATAGAACCTGGTTCAGCTCACTATGTAGAAGATGGATTACCATTTGTAAGAGTTTCCGATTACAGTAAGTTTGGTTTATCAAAGCCTGATAAATACCTCTCAAAAGCTTTCATCAAGGATAAAAAAGCTCTAATTCAAAAACTAAAACCAAAAAAAGGAACAATTCTATTCTCAAAAGATGGAAGTGTAGGTACGGCATATTATCTAAGGGAAGATAAAGAATTCATTACCTCAGGGGCAATTCTTCACTTAAAAGTTAAAAATACAAAAACACTCATACCAGAATACCTCACTCTTGCTTTAAATTCAAAGGTTGTCCAAATGCAAGCAGAAAGAGATGCTGGAGGTTCCATCATCTTACATTGGAGAGTTAGCGAAATTGAAAACATTGTTGTGCCGATCATTGATATTGACAAGCAAAAACAAATCGCTGAGTTAGTGGAGGAAAGCTTTTCACTTAAAAAGCAAAGTGAGCACCTTTTAGAGGTAGCCAAACAAGCTGTAGAAAAAGCGATAGAGGAGGATGAGAAAGTGGCTTTGAAATGGATTACTGAACAAACAAAAATGGCGGTTAAATAAAATGAAGAATACCATAACCATGTTAAAATCTGATTTGGATGGTAATTTTAATTTGTCTTCGGAACATAATCTAGTCTATAAAAAATATAATAAAGCGTATCAGAATTTATTAAATAGAAAATTTAAGAATCAAAAGAAAAGCCCTCTATTCGAATTATATAATATACTTAGGAACGCTACTTTTCAAAAAGAATCTGTTTTCATAGGGACATCAATTAATGGAGTACTAAAACTGGAAGTTCTTAAAGAGGGCATTCCAGATAAAAAATACAATACGCTTATTGAACCCAAAGACAATAGCATCTTTTCTGCAAGTTATTTAGTTTGGTTTCTATCCCATTCTGTAGTGGAAAATTTCTTGTCCTTAAAGACACAAGGTAGTATTCAACCCAGCATTCCTACAGAAGCATTATATAATTTAAAAATACCTGAGCCTCTCAATATCAAGACGAACCGAAAGAACGAGAACACTATTTCTGTTGAAAAAAGCTCCTACAGGAAATTGATTGGGATATATTATGAAGATTATAGAAGAAACTTTGAGGCTAGTAGCTACATGACAGCAGCTATTTTGGCTGGAGCTATTGCAGAGGTTATCCTTTATGAAGTGCTCATTGAAAACGAGGTAAATGAAAAACTATTGGAGGGGAAAACTTTGGGAAACCTCATTCGAGATATTCAGTTATTAAAGCTAGATGAAGATTTAGGTTTTTTTATAACCCATTTTGTAGATGTCCAAAAGTTAAGAAATCAAGCTATTCATGCAGGATTAGCCATAGGTAATATCGAAAAAGGTGCTGAGATAGAAAAACATGAATTGAATTGCTTAGATCAAATCATTAAGCATTTTGGAATTTAGTAAAGCTAAAGAATTTCAAAAAAAATAAATCAAACTATACATGATAGTATTTTGGAAGTCCGGATGCAGATGGGGGAACAACAAACCTAGCTTCTATGAGATTGTAAGGCAAAGGAAAATTGTACTGGGTGTTACCGATAAAGGAAATTATAATAAAAATGATATACTCTTAATCGCAGATGGATTTAAAGTTTTGGCCTTGGGGATTATAAAAACTACACCTTCCCAATTAATCTCGAATTCTGAATTATTGAATATATTTTCAAATTTTGAGGTCAACGAAGACCCTAAAATTAATTACTATAGCATTGATTTCATAGAACTGGACAAAAAAGAAATATTTGAATACAAGCAACAAAAGGGCATCGTCCAAGTACATAAGCAAACAATCAAAAACCAAGTAGTAAATACTCTACTTAGTAAAGGCTTTCATCCAACAGGGTTTGAGGAGCGTTTAATGCGACTTACATATAATTCCAATAATTGGGAAAGTCCATCTGGGCAACCATGGAAAAAAGAAAATCAAGGAAAATCTGATATCGCCTTCGAAAATCAAGTAGGGTTTGGATATGAAGAATGGTTATTTAATACACAATTAAACATAGAAGGGTATCAATACGGCTTCATAAGAGGAGTCCAAGATTTACAGAATAGCATAAATTTCATTTCCAGAATCACACTATTTACCATAGCACCAGATAAGAAAAGATTTATTATTGGTTCTATAGACAACGTTCAAATCTTAAGCGAAAAAAATGACAACTTAACCCCCTTTTTTCATCTAAGAAATACTATTAACCATCAAATACAAAATGATTTAATCCTTGTAAAAGCCGATAATGAATATTACCAAGAGCATCAATTAATTCCGAATATAAAGTTTAGGCAGAGTGATGTTCAGCTTTTAAACAGCCCTTTGGAAGCTGAGTATATAAAGCTACAAGGGCTAAATAGGTTCAAACCGTATGTTGTTAAGGGCCAACTCAAACAAAATCTTATAAATTTCTTTGACTCTGCTTATTCTTTCAAGTTTGTCCCTGGTCGTGTAAAAACGGGGGATGAGTACCCAAGAAAAAACAATTCATCAATTACTACTGTAAAAAGAACTCATGACAAAATAAGTAATAACCTATACAGTTATTTATTAAAAAGTTACTCCGAAAATCAGATTTCGCAAGATCGAACATATGTGGGTGGGTGTCCTATCGATTTAGTCATCAATCATGGTCATAGTTATACCCTATTTGAAATAAAAACGGCCAATACGGGCTTTAAGAATATTAGACAGGCCGTTGGGCAACTTCTAGAATATTCTTTACTATCTGAAAACACTATTGTAAAAAAAATAATAATAGTGGGCTCTGTAAAATTAAAAAGAGAAGAGAAGGAATATCTTTTTCGACTAAAAGAAAACTTAAAAATAACTTTGGAATATTGGGCATATATGAGCCTTACTGAAGCTTTTGAAATACAATAAATAAAACGTCTATAAGAAATCGAACAACAGGTTTTCGCGAAAACGAAACAGTAAGGCATTCTGAAGTCCTGTCCTTAATCTAGACCCTAAATCATTTTAAAAGAATAAAGAGAGTGATTCTCATAATTCTACATCACTAAAAACTATCATAAACTGTGGCTTTCATGTCAAATCAACTTTATATAATCGGAAATGGTTCGACCTTCATCATGGTCTCAAAACCTCTTATTGGGACTTTAGAACCTATCTACAGAACCATAATTTAGAGTTATTGGAGTTTATTGAAGAGCATACAGATTTAGCTAGCAATCAAAAAACTATTTGGGCTAATTTCGAAGAAAACCTTTCTAGGTTAAATATGAAAAAGGTTTTGTCTAGTTACTCTGATTATCTACCCTCTCTAGAAGATGATTACGATAAAAGAGACTTTGATTCTTTTCCGCAAATCATTAAAGATAGGGTTAGTGAAATTCTTGAAGGGCTGGAAGAATCCTTTCGTCAATTTATTAAATCTATTCAATATTCAGACAAGGCTCATATCAATGCCATTAAACTTGATTCTAAAGCTAGATTTCTTCAGTTCAATTATACTCCAACTCTTGAGAATCTATATAATGTAAAACATAATCAAATAGAATACATTCACAATTCAGTATTATTAGATGATATTTTAGTTCTGGGTCATGGAGAAAACCCTAAAACTATAATTAAAGATACGTGGAGTCCTCCAAGTCATTTATACGGCAAAGATTTAGATATTTGGAAAATGGAGGATGGAATGAGCGATGACTATACTTATCGTGAAGGTGAGAGTAATTTTCATAGCTACTATATCAAGACTCGAAAGGAATCTCAACAAATTATTGGTAATAAAAGACTCTTTTTTGACGCTTTATCAGGTATTGATGATATACATGTCTTTGGTCATTCATTATCACAAGTAGACCTGCCATATTTTAAGGAAATAATAAAATCTATTTCTAGTAATGTTACTTGGACTGTGAGTTATTATGACAAAAAGGATATAGTTAATTTTGAGAGAACGCTTAACAACTTAGGGGTTAATAGCAAACAATTAACTTTTATTCCTTTATCAGAATTGCAATTATCCAAAAATCAGTTGTTTCTATTCTGATTCCGCTCCTTTCAAACATAGCACTTATTGCAAGTGACAAATCATGCTAAGATTTTAGTTTATAGGAGCTGTATATATTCCGGTTTAAAGTGAGTCACCCATTCCAGCTCAAAAACTTGCATGGTCTTCATTATTCATATTTTCACTTCCGGTGACCCTAAAATAGCTCATTATTTTGAGAAGAAACTACTTCTTGTTTAAAACA
This sequence is a window from Arcticibacterium luteifluviistationis. Protein-coding genes within it:
- a CDS encoding helix-turn-helix domain-containing protein, with the translated sequence MESIKTYLPLSNLEAKELLSREETAKLLQINLSTLWSWTKKGKLTSYGIGSKVYYKYSEIINKSLRPLN
- a CDS encoding rolling circle replication-associated protein, with product MRKQIGLFENGIKPQPYESNELSKVASSRIKASETSLGGRVLGHYETIAKLKSQSITVVDVFRPEGNRKFNNPKRVDNLIQNTGSAYNGFLSPATKRRIDEMLCQWLTAIELNVNLKKQKWEVNADKILPTFVTLTLPAPQVNSDNDIKQKVLKPFLEWLKEDSNSYYLRGGMSGKQKGFGVRGFFWRAEPQKNGNIHFHILVDRFVPWKRIRQKWNECCDRLGYVYYYSLLRRDYFANGFIVNKKKLFRDCKTLKTIADNALVTRKIPERVNPLFRKYLEVLVKYGKPLTKKYIIASAKEIQRIAYEKGLAEGFRNPNSTDIHPIQNLNSITSYVIKYCTKKPKEIPLKDNQEIKYNESLRRDCVYTYEVIKDDLTGKLEKKEVGFDIYRPVFEERKVNGKLWGCAEVLKGSKVKDDEEVVTADDGKKYILKKGETFLENKDSAKALERKPFYQLKYLTSIVRERVVYAPENRNQSPITSECQIVSQAFHDYLEEIISKIGYDIINRLSNNVGPFFEKMQGKIIPLLIEKLGFKSEKSGRNSIVKHSDILEKYSPELYEEYLLHHNHIFNCIYGKAA
- a CDS encoding type I restriction enzyme HsdR N-terminal domain-containing protein, which produces MNLIDILKDSNYNLAQFSQELRDRLEKAIDLKEVRGKQTPYIKCLVRDKDIKLTPEEAVRQLYLMVLIDEYDYPVSRIELEYGVTFGRETKRADIVIFDKDHVTSPYIIVEVKKPKLKDGKEQLKSYCNATGAPMGVWSNGGQISFYHRKDPNYFEPIPHIPKASEKLSDVLTERWYMADLVENDILIKERKSLKGIIEEMEDEVLANAGVDVFEEVFKLIFTKLFDEMESGRNDSRHLEFRNYGDTESELKEKIQKLFDKSRKKWEGVFTTDARIMLTPSHLSVCVSSLQGLKLFNSNLDVVDEAFEYLINKSSKGEKGQYFTPRYAIDMCVKMLNPQEHETMIDTASGSCGFPVHTIFKVWRDILKDEGKEESHLFTTEKKGGRYEDYVVNNIFAIDFDEKAVRVSRTLNLIAGDGQSNVLHLNTLDWERWDDKVKEDEDWQDVYFEGWKKLKKLRRGTDNREFNFDVLMANPPFAGDIKESRILAKYELGKKPNGKYQTKVGRDILFIERNLDFLKPGGRMAVVLPQGRFNNSSDKNIRDYIAEHCRILGVVGLHGNVFKPHTGTKTSVLLVQKWDDKLCPKVDDYPIFFATMQETSKDSGGEKIFVKKKDIAVDKRDEVITESTPSAVQDPAETYSKPDSYLDEYVLDSHGHLIVKHDLFNHDGLTQDGIAEAFLEFAKKEKLSFVGKL
- a CDS encoding restriction endonuclease subunit S; this encodes MDSIVHKNPKKLTQFVNVSDGNHLSISEHFNKEGIPYYRGGDIYNFYIEQTSNPLRIPEEVYNIGNMKRSHLSKGDVLISIVGAIIGNLSLVKTDSKATCSCKLAILRPKSIKPELLSVYLKSNFGQNQIQKFRRGTGQTGFILEDFDQILIPEFESDFSDSIESLISQSYSYHEQSANNYSSAEQLLLQEIGLEDFKPSKEPVNVKSFKESFGISGRLDAEYYQIKYEEVVSRVINQTHDILVNLVDISKSIEPGSAHYVEDGLPFVRVSDYSKFGLSKPDKYLSKAFIKDKKALIQKLKPKKGTILFSKDGSVGTAYYLREDKEFITSGAILHLKVKNTKTLIPEYLTLALNSKVVQMQAERDAGGSIILHWRVSEIENIVVPIIDIDKQKQIAELVEESFSLKKQSEHLLEVAKQAVEKAIEEDEKVALKWITEQTKMAVK
- a CDS encoding bacteriophage abortive infection AbiH family protein; translated protein: MNCGFHVKSTLYNRKWFDLHHGLKTSYWDFRTYLQNHNLELLEFIEEHTDLASNQKTIWANFEENLSRLNMKKVLSSYSDYLPSLEDDYDKRDFDSFPQIIKDRVSEILEGLEESFRQFIKSIQYSDKAHINAIKLDSKARFLQFNYTPTLENLYNVKHNQIEYIHNSVLLDDILVLGHGENPKTIIKDTWSPPSHLYGKDLDIWKMEDGMSDDYTYREGESNFHSYYIKTRKESQQIIGNKRLFFDALSGIDDIHVFGHSLSQVDLPYFKEIIKSISSNVTWTVSYYDKKDIVNFERTLNNLGVNSKQLTFIPLSELQLSKNQLFLF